A portion of the Gossypium arboreum isolate Shixiya-1 chromosome 8, ASM2569848v2, whole genome shotgun sequence genome contains these proteins:
- the LOC128296644 gene encoding uncharacterized protein LOC128296644, with amino-acid sequence MKCVVSLLRDSACQWWNTLMSTVLKEKVAWKFFQEEFCKKYINQRFMDQKRKEFLDLRQGEMAVTKYELEFMRLRKYAWECVSTEAIMCRRFEDGLNEDIQLLVGILELKEFFVLVERAYKAEELAKE; translated from the coding sequence atgaagtgcgtGGTATCGCTTCTAAGAGATTCAGCCtgccagtggtggaacactctcatgTCGACTGTGCTGAAAGAGAAAGTGGCTTGGAAGTTTTTCCAAGAGGAATTTTGCAAGAAGTACATCAATCAAAGGTTTATGGACCAAAAGAGGAAAGAGTTTCTCGACTTGAGGCAGGGTGAAATGGCAGTTACCAAATATGAGCTTGAGTTTATGAGGCTTAGAAAATATGCTTGGGAATGTGTATCTACTGAAGCCAtcatgtgtagaagatttgaggatgggttgaacgaagacatccaATTGCTGGTTGGTATCCTTGAATTGAAGGAGTTTTTTGTGTTGGTCGAGAGAGCATACAAGGCTGAAGAATTGGCTAAAGAATAA